The Vibrio echinoideorum genome includes a region encoding these proteins:
- the ileS gene encoding isoleucine--tRNA ligase yields the protein MSDYKDTLNLPETGFPMRGNLANREPEMLKRWYKEDLYGEIRKAKKGKKSFVLHDGPPYANGDIHIGHALNKILKDIIIKSKTLSGFDAPYIPGWDCHGLPIELMVEKKKGKPGQKISAAEFREECRKYAAGQVEGQKESFKRLGIMGEWDKPYRTMDFGTEANIIRSLGKIADKGHLLKGFKPVHWCTDCGSALAEAEVEYKDKVSPSIDVKFSAADEAALLEKFTLAEGHAGQGEISIVIWTTTPWTLPANRAVCLRDDLEYVLIQVEANGEQPAQRIVVASELAKDVMDRAGIEHFHNLGFATGADLELSQFNHPFYDFTVPAVLGDHVTTDSGTGVVHTAPGHGQEDFVVGKKYNLEIANPVGSNGVYLPDTELFAGQHVFKANDSVLEVLKEKGALLHHHAYEHSYPHCWRHKTPIIFRATPQWFISMDQAGLRAKALESIKSVEWLPEWGQSRIEGMVEGRPEWCISRQRTWGVPIALFVHKETSELHPESPALIEKVAKLVEEKGIQAWWDLDAAELMGAEDADKYEKVMDTLDVWFDSGVTHFSVVDSREEYNFPNEERTHSADLYLEGSDQHRGWFQSSLISSIAMKDEAPYKQVLTHGFVVDGNGRKMSKSIGNVVAPKDVTNKLGADILRLWVASTDYTNEVAVSDEILKRSADAYRRIRNTARFFLANLNGFNPETDLVPAEEMVALDRWAVGRAQAAQEEIVKAYGEYNTHGVTQRLMQFCSIEMGSFYLDVIKDRQYTAKQGSHAQRSCQTALYYIVEALVRWMAPIMSFTADEIWNEMPSSLPTGEQRDTFVFTGEWFEGLFGLADDEELSNEFWTEIQSVRGAVNKLLEDARKEKTIGGGLQAEVTLYADDALAAKINKLEDELRFVLITSTAVVKPLSEKSDVAQATDVAGLFVEVAATEAEKCDRCWHHTPDVGTIEGHEKICGRCVSNIDGEGEVRKFA from the coding sequence ATGAGTGATTATAAAGATACCCTGAACTTACCAGAAACAGGGTTCCCAATGCGCGGCAATCTGGCAAATCGTGAACCAGAAATGCTGAAGCGTTGGTACAAAGAAGATCTTTACGGCGAGATCCGTAAAGCAAAGAAAGGCAAAAAATCTTTCGTACTGCATGATGGCCCTCCATACGCGAATGGCGATATTCACATTGGTCACGCACTGAATAAGATTCTTAAAGACATTATTATCAAATCAAAGACCCTTTCTGGCTTTGATGCGCCGTACATCCCTGGTTGGGACTGTCACGGCCTTCCAATCGAGCTAATGGTTGAGAAGAAGAAAGGTAAGCCTGGTCAGAAGATTTCAGCAGCTGAATTCCGCGAAGAGTGTCGTAAGTACGCTGCGGGCCAAGTTGAAGGTCAAAAAGAGAGCTTCAAACGTCTTGGTATCATGGGCGAGTGGGATAAACCTTACCGCACTATGGATTTTGGCACGGAAGCGAACATCATTCGCTCTCTAGGTAAAATCGCAGACAAAGGCCACCTTCTTAAAGGTTTCAAACCTGTTCACTGGTGTACTGACTGTGGTTCTGCTCTGGCTGAAGCTGAAGTTGAATATAAAGATAAAGTTTCTCCATCTATCGATGTGAAATTTTCTGCAGCTGACGAAGCGGCTCTTCTAGAGAAATTTACTCTAGCTGAAGGCCACGCTGGTCAAGGCGAAATCTCTATCGTTATCTGGACAACAACACCATGGACTCTGCCGGCGAACCGCGCAGTATGTCTACGTGATGACCTTGAATACGTACTTATCCAAGTTGAAGCGAATGGCGAACAGCCAGCTCAACGTATCGTTGTTGCTTCTGAACTAGCAAAAGACGTTATGGATCGTGCAGGTATCGAGCACTTCCATAACCTTGGTTTTGCTACCGGTGCTGATCTTGAGCTTTCTCAGTTCAACCACCCGTTCTACGACTTTACTGTTCCTGCCGTTCTTGGCGATCACGTAACAACTGATTCTGGTACAGGTGTGGTTCACACTGCGCCTGGTCACGGTCAAGAGGATTTCGTGGTTGGTAAGAAATACAACCTAGAAATCGCTAACCCAGTAGGTTCAAATGGCGTTTACCTGCCAGATACTGAGCTATTCGCTGGTCAGCATGTATTCAAAGCGAACGATTCTGTTTTAGAAGTTCTAAAAGAGAAAGGTGCACTATTGCATCACCATGCTTACGAGCACAGCTACCCACACTGTTGGAGACACAAAACTCCAATCATCTTCCGTGCAACACCACAATGGTTCATCTCTATGGATCAAGCTGGCTTACGTGCGAAAGCACTAGAGTCAATCAAGAGTGTTGAGTGGTTGCCTGAATGGGGTCAAAGCCGTATCGAAGGTATGGTTGAAGGTCGTCCTGAGTGGTGTATCTCTCGTCAACGTACTTGGGGTGTACCTATTGCCTTATTCGTTCACAAAGAAACGTCAGAACTTCATCCAGAAAGCCCAGCTCTTATTGAAAAAGTAGCGAAGCTTGTTGAAGAGAAAGGCATTCAAGCTTGGTGGGATCTTGACGCTGCTGAACTTATGGGTGCAGAAGACGCTGATAAGTACGAAAAAGTTATGGATACGCTAGACGTATGGTTCGACTCAGGTGTAACGCACTTCTCTGTTGTGGATTCTCGTGAAGAGTACAACTTCCCGAATGAAGAAAGAACGCACAGTGCTGATCTGTACCTTGAAGGTTCTGACCAACACCGTGGCTGGTTCCAGTCTTCTTTGATTTCATCTATCGCGATGAAAGACGAAGCACCATACAAGCAAGTGCTAACGCACGGTTTCGTGGTTGACGGTAACGGCCGTAAGATGTCTAAATCTATCGGTAACGTTGTTGCTCCTAAAGATGTAACCAATAAGCTAGGCGCAGATATTCTACGTCTATGGGTTGCTTCTACGGATTACACTAACGAAGTTGCGGTTTCTGACGAGATCCTTAAGCGTTCTGCTGATGCATACCGTCGTATTCGTAACACGGCTCGTTTCTTCCTAGCGAACTTGAACGGTTTCAATCCTGAAACTGACCTAGTGCCTGCTGAAGAAATGGTAGCACTTGATCGCTGGGCTGTTGGCCGTGCTCAAGCTGCACAAGAAGAGATTGTTAAAGCATACGGTGAGTACAACACTCACGGTGTGACTCAACGTCTAATGCAGTTCTGTTCTATCGAAATGGGTTCTTTCTACCTAGATGTCATTAAAGACCGTCAGTACACAGCGAAGCAGGGCAGCCATGCTCAACGTAGCTGTCAAACGGCGCTTTACTACATTGTTGAAGCTCTCGTTCGTTGGATGGCGCCTATCATGTCGTTCACTGCAGATGAAATCTGGAACGAGATGCCAAGCTCTTTACCAACTGGAGAGCAGCGCGACACGTTTGTATTCACAGGCGAGTGGTTCGAAGGCCTATTTGGTCTTGCTGATGACGAAGAGCTAAGCAACGAATTCTGGACTGAAATCCAGTCAGTTCGTGGCGCAGTGAACAAGCTTCTTGAAGATGCTCGTAAAGAGAAAACGATCGGTGGCGGACTGCAAGCTGAAGTGACTCTATACGCTGACGACGCGTTAGCGGCTAAAATCAACAAGCTAGAAGATGAGCTACGTTTCGTACTTATCACATCAACTGCTGTTGTTAAGCCACTAAGCGAGAAATCTGACGTTGCTCAAGCGACAGACGTTGCAGGTCTATTCGTTGAAGTTGCAGCAACTGAAGCTGAGAAGTGTGACCGTTGCTGGCACCACACTCCAGATGTAGGCACAATTGAAGGTCACGAGAAAATTTGTGGTCGTTGTGTGTCGAACATCGACGGTGAAGGCGAAGTGCGTAAGTTCGCATAA
- the ribF gene encoding bifunctional riboflavin kinase/FAD synthetase, with the protein MELIRGIHNIKAQHHGCVLTIGNFDGVHLGHQEVLSQVSKQAAALGLPSVVMTFEPQPMELFARGRAPARLTRLRDKYVQLSKLDISRLLCVNFNQYFASLSAEAFIKDLLVDKLGVKFLVVGDDFCFGKGRTGNFTMLKQAGEKYGFEVVSTQSYCLNQLRVSSTEIRNALAVDDLAASATMLGRDYSISGRVSHGRKLGRTIGFPTANIPLKRCVSPVSGVYVVEALDIDGVPVGGVANIGQRPTVNGVRQQLEVHFFDFKANLYGKQLEVRLLHKLRDEIKFESFDALKNQIELDAEAARVWLLQLKN; encoded by the coding sequence ATGGAACTGATCCGAGGTATACACAATATTAAAGCGCAGCATCATGGCTGTGTATTAACCATAGGTAACTTTGATGGTGTTCATTTAGGACATCAAGAGGTTCTGAGTCAGGTTTCTAAACAAGCTGCAGCACTAGGGCTCCCTTCTGTTGTCATGACGTTTGAGCCGCAGCCTATGGAGTTGTTTGCCCGAGGTAGAGCTCCGGCACGTTTAACTCGCTTACGAGATAAGTACGTGCAACTGAGCAAGCTAGATATCAGTCGCTTGTTGTGTGTTAATTTTAATCAGTATTTTGCCAGTTTATCCGCAGAAGCATTCATTAAGGATCTTCTGGTTGATAAGCTTGGTGTGAAGTTCTTAGTGGTTGGTGACGATTTTTGTTTTGGCAAAGGTCGTACCGGCAATTTTACCATGCTCAAACAAGCGGGTGAAAAATATGGTTTTGAGGTGGTCAGCACCCAAAGCTATTGCTTAAACCAATTACGAGTAAGCAGTACTGAGATACGAAATGCATTAGCGGTCGATGATTTGGCTGCCAGTGCTACCATGTTAGGGCGTGACTACAGTATTAGTGGTCGAGTGTCCCATGGTCGAAAACTAGGGAGAACTATCGGTTTCCCTACCGCTAACATTCCATTAAAGCGTTGTGTTTCTCCTGTGTCGGGAGTGTATGTTGTTGAAGCATTGGATATCGACGGTGTTCCTGTCGGTGGCGTTGCTAATATTGGACAACGACCAACGGTTAATGGCGTAAGGCAGCAATTAGAAGTGCACTTTTTTGACTTTAAAGCCAATTTATATGGTAAACAGTTAGAAGTACGACTTTTACACAAACTGCGCGACGAGATAAAATTTGAATCGTTCGACGCATTAAAGAATCAAATAGAATTGGATGCTGAAGCCGCAAGGGTGTGGCTGCTTCAGCTAAAGAATTAG